Within the Erpetoichthys calabaricus chromosome 1, fErpCal1.3, whole genome shotgun sequence genome, the region GAGAAGCTTCttcaccaaaaaaattaaaacttttccATCACAGGCTTTAAGGCAGTAATATGCTATActctttaaaagtaaatattgcTTTGGATAtattaatgcatttaaaattatattgcatTTGCAGAGCTCTGTAATATCAAAAACTTCATGGTAAGGTAAAAAAATATGAAGGGCTTTGTTTTTTAACTAGAGAACTTAGTTTTTCCATACAGAGAAGTGGAATGTGCAGATGAAAAGGATTCCATATTATGAGATTAAGCAAGTCATGATAAATTAGTCCACACTCTAAATCCAAGTTTCTGGACTTTAGAAAACACCTAATGTATTAACAGGGAAATGGAAGGTTACCTGCAACACAGACTAACATTTGCACGTTACACTTATATCTCACGATTCCTTCTGTGTATACCCATATTGATTTTGTCTACTCTATACACATCATTAAGTTGGTAACCGCTAACCTAGGTTAATTAAGTGGTTTCAAAGTAGAAAGGGTCACAACCCAGGTTGGAatggtaatgtttatttttaacttgtgAATATTGTGTTTAAAACATGTACATTTGTAAGAACACTGTACATTTTTAAGAACATATAGCAAAAGATAAGGACATAAAATATACCTCAATTTAGAGTCTGATGGCAAAATATAAAAAGGTTTCAGAAGGCTAAATGAGAAATCTGGAATCATAAAATCTCAGGAATCTAGCAGGGCAATTTGGAGCAAACAATAATTACATGTGAATTGGAGTTTTGTAATGTGTAGATCTCAAGAGAAAAGGGGCCTACAATTAAGACATttctgatttactgtatatgcatctcTCACATTACTCTCAAAAGCCCAATATCTGCATTTAGCTTTGAAACAAGGCAGCTTATCAAAagcttattttataattttaaaaattagtatCAGTGGCTATCCCTCTTAAATAAGCTGAAAGCTAGAGCTGAtaactttgaattttgaaaattaagaaaTATGTATGAAACTTTATAAAATGCAGGTCATTTTACAAGTTATAATTGAACACAAGTAACATAATTGCAATCAATGGTGTGCAACTTTAGTACTTGTATTCCCAGTAAaacctttttttcccctctgaaaggcacttaaatatAACGGGCAACTTTCAGAATTCCTGGTGTACAAGGCAAGGCAGTCTTTGAGACATCCATTACCTTGCATAACGTAGCACAAACCAACCACTGATTAAGGAGGGCAATTTATTTCAGCTCCAAAACATATTAAACATGCACAAACATAAAAATACCAAACAGCACTTTGTACCTgtaacagtttttcttttctgtgaagTCTGTCTCCTAGAATTTCTATGAGTTGACTCTGAGTCTCAGGCATACTTAATTCTTCAGTCACAACAATATTAGGTAAAACAATCTAAAACAGAAAGCAAGAGAGCTAACATTGATTGCAGTAGGGAAAACAAGGATGTGCTAACAAAGCAGATTATATAGATTCAAGTCCATGGAGCAAAAGGCTGCATTGCACTCACCTGCTCAGTTTCTTCACTGTGCTTTTGATCCAGTGACCGGATTTTAGCATGAGCATGCTCTAACTGTCCTATGAGCTGTCTGACAGAAACTTGTAACAGCTGCCTCTCTGCAGGCCTCTGCAGaggaaaaaacagaataagagctACCATATGAAACAGTGACAAATCAGATGATCATACCTGTAAgcattataagaaaaataaagacatagcTATTGGCGCACACcttcaatttattaaaaaaaaaaaaaaaaaaaaagccttaagtGAGAAAAATGCATTCCTACTATTTGAAAAGTCTAGAGTCTGACTGCGGGGGTATGAAGCAGAAAAtctgtttaacaaaaaaacaaaaaaaaaaaaagttatactcGGCGTCTTCAAAGAAGACATGTTACTTCACAAAAACCGGTTTCCATTTCTCTATATTAAACTAAAGTACTTCTGAAATACTATTGACATAACAGACATATTAAAGATACAGAACAGCATCCAATGTAAAACtatgtaaatttaataaatatatatggaaaTAAAAGCATATTAAATATGTAGGTCTCAACTTACTGCAGAGTTGAAGGGCAAAAACTCATGGTGTTCAATAAATACATCTCCCTTTTCCACCTTGCTTTCATCGAACTCCAACTCAAAATTCAGAGCCCGGTTTACAGTCTGCTCTTGACATTTTTCTGTGTCCATTGCTTCAGACAAACTCCTGGATTTTGGGGTTCTCCGTTTCAGTTCTCCAGTGTTAGACCTTACAGGAATTCGACAATGTGGGGGTGAAGACACTGGTCTGTACTCAATTTCTTTAACTTTACTCAGAACTTCAGTCAAGAAAGGAGATGTCACCCCAGGACTCAAAGGCCACTCAAAAGAATCCAGAATATTAGTTGAATCCaaagaaataacagaatttgTGCGGGATGCATCCTCTAAACTTTCACAGTTCAGTGACTGACGGGAGTCCCCAACAgagcttctgctttctcttccTGCTTTACTGCTCCCTGTCACGGATGGGTTTAGCCAATCAAGTGGCATACTGCGGGACTTGTCACGTGACAGAGGCAATGGAGAAGGCAGGGAAGAATTTTGAACTTTATGAGATAAGCGTCTAGGAATACCACAAACAGATTCATAATCAGAGTCTGAAACTCGTAAGGCATTGCATCCTTCACAGCTCTTGCCATTTCTGCAAGACTTGCCAGTTTTCCGATAATGCGGACAAACATCCCACTTTTCAGACCACCACTCAAAGTCAGATAGAGCCATATTGCATCTTAGCATCTCCTGGTAAGAATCTTGGGCCTCATTACTTATACTATCAACACTGCCGGTACTGCTACTCTTCTTTAGCTGATGTCGGCGATTGTATAGTCCAGCCATCCAATGGCTCAAGTTCTCTTTCTCTGAAGCAAGACGCTGCAGGTTTTCCAGAGACAATGCCCTTATACGGGCAATCACTGTATCGAACTTGAAGATGCGCTCCAACACTGAAACACATTTGgagcacaagaactcaccacggccatcttttctttgtatttctctGCCCAACACATGGGTCAAAATAGCAAGCAGATCAATTTTCTGAACTGGAAAGACAGACATGGATTGGGAAGAAACAGATTCCAAGGAAGGAGAGCTGCTCCAGGTCCCATCTGCAGAGATCAAACTAGATCTGGAACCAAGGGAATGCTGCTGCTTTCCAAAAATCCAGCGTCTTTGGTTGCCCTTTAGAGCTGAACCACACACTCTGcagaaattgttcatattcatgaTGAAAACAAAAGTATAGGACTCTACCGTTTTCTAATGAGGGAAGGAAGAAGTTGTAGAAAAAGCATTAGATGACAATTTGGGGTTTTATGAAAGCATCTATGCAAAGTTTATATGCAATGTGTCAAGCTCAACACTGTCAAATATTCTACAAATGGAATAAGGCAAGGTAAGGATGAGTTTGCTATGACCACACCTTCAGATCAGCTAGATGACGACATGAcctgcatattttttaaattaaatcccTATGTCCTCCTCCCAACTAAATACCAGAGAACTGCACATACCTGTTTGCagatttttcaaatataaaaaaattaactacTTTTGAGCTCCAGGGCAACATGTCTGTCAGTGAATATAAGTTGACATGAAAGCAACCAGGTTGGGGAAAAAACTTAATTCCAAAGAGTGTAATAAAAAGCAATATgtaaggaaaacactgcaatcaAACTATCTCAATGCTGTTGTCGCTGCTTCGGTTTGTGAAAGTCCCAAGAgtctaaaattagatttttttttctctgaaagcTTGGCTTAATTAGTTAGAGTGTAAGCATTCCAGTACGAAACAGACTGATCCCATTAAAAACTAGTGCTACAGTCAGACCTGCTGGTGGCCTAATCTACACAGTGTCAAAGGGCAAAAAAGTCTGATCTGCTCTACATGGCTTAGGAGAGTGTGTGTAAGGATCGGTTTAATTTTGAAATCAAAAAATGAGAGCCTGTGAAATTGTGGTTACTGTGGCCCACCTGTAATATATCCTAGAAGACATCTGTGCTGTTCTCACATGCGCTTTGTTTTTAAAGCTACTCTACACAAATCACTCATTTGGTTTTACAGCTTCCACTCCCAGGATCTTTACAAGCAAGGTCTCTAAATGCAGTTCAGCCACACCATTGATTTCCAGATCCACATCCTTTACACCAatagtaacatttatttatatagtgccttccccatTCTGAAACGCTTTACAGAAATCCATAAAGAACAAGAGGATGTAAACAACACTGGATACAGAATAGTATCCCCATAAACCCTAAATACAGAAAATTACAACATATACAAAGCATTGAAATTGAATAtgagacaataaaccagaattaaatacaaacatacatataccACAAGATAACTCTGAATAAATAACAGAATTTGTGGTACAAACACAAACCTTCCTTGGCATCTGGTAACTGAGAGAAGGGTCAGAAAGTCAGGGAAAGTTAACAAACAACTGAACAAATAAGTTTTATATCTGATCTAATTGATTAAGGAGGTTTGTTCCAAAGTCTGGGAGCAATAGAGCTGAAGGTTCTGTCACCCACAGAGCCCAGCCAATGCATTCACTGAGCTCTAAATTTTCCCCCTTTTTACAGTATCTGACGCTGCCTGGCATAAGCTGATGTGAGAATGTTATGGTGTCGAGTTATTACTGCACACTCGTCACTATTATGTCATTTTAAAACGTGTATTTGCTCGTACGGCTAATGTTTGCGATAACATTGATGCCGCAAATTAAAAGACATcgcagagtttaaaaaaaaaaagggtgcaaACTACAGTGTAATTCAAGGCAAAATGTCAGACAAGCCATTTTGGAGACTCGTCTTTCTGGTAAcaaaaactatatacagtactttagcGCAAGTCTCTACTCTGGAAATCAGAATGTTCGAGGAGCAGTCAAGCCAGGTCATAACTCCAATCAAGCTGACTCACGCCGGCTCTGGCCCAGTCTGGCACAGTTTAGCGAGCGGCTATTGTAATCAACAAACAAGCGACACATTCACTGCCTCTGCTGAGGTGGCACTGGAACTCCCTACAGCTCTCCTAAATAACAACTCTCGCACCACATAAACAAGACACATCATGCCATCTGTGGGGACGATCCTCTTCAGTCCCACAACGTTAACAGGTAAACAAGTATAGCTAAAGTTGCAACATAACACTGCAAAACAACGAACATGGGAAGGAATTTTCACAAACACACATCAGCTCCAGGAATGCTTGCTAGCACTACCGCCATAGCCGGCTGCCCACATCTGCTTTTGAAACAGACAGGTAACACGCAGCACACGCGCGGTTTCCGCTCCTTACCTTGTTCGCCAAGCCTTCTCCTCTGGTCAGTTTGGAAGTTTTGAAGACAGTTTACTGGTGTTTAGTAAAATAATAACTCGACTTAAAAACGAAGAGATACGCCGGCATAGCTCTCGTGCTCGAATAAAGTCGTTTTCGAGGTCAAAACAACCGATGATATGCTGCCCTTAAAGTATGTAAACTTTATCCGGACGGCTTTTTCACTTTGGACTAACGTCCATGGTGTAATGCTGTACACGAGGGTCACTGGCAACTCCCCCTGGAGCAGGTGCGGGCCGGTAGGAGATAAAGTATGCACGCGGAGCTTCCAACCTTCCCCCCAAAACATGTACACATTAGTCGGATGTAACAACTAATAAAACGAATTAGTTAAAAGCCCCACCGGAAGCACCTTTCGTCCACTAGTCTTGGATTCTGATATTGGTGGACTGGAGCgtaaagaataagaagaagagaaCACGCACGCGTGCGCGCGCACTCACTGCCAAACTCCCAGTCAAGTTCCAAATCAATCAGGAAATCCTGCACACGTCACTCAGCACATCTCTACCTGCGAGTGACTTGAAGCCACGCCTCTCTGAGGGAGGCCTATTGGGGTGAGCAGCTGAGTGGGGGAGTGCTGGGGCGCGGTGACCATCTGTCAGGGCCGGCCCTAACAATTGCGGGGCCCTATGCGAAACGGATTGCGCGGGGCCCAGTCGGGGTAGGGATaaggataataagtgaaaattaagattttgtattagaaaataaattcgtctttgcattttattcattctttactaagTACAAAATCACGATCAAATTAACTTTAGTTTACGAGCCTTGTGTGTAgcgaagtcatacagtatatcatcaaaattttgtttcctacatagatcacgctcaatagcaagaattgccaaattgttcaatctatcttcgtgaattgttgacctcaagtaattattgattagtttgaggcgcgagaagcttcttttaccagatgccacagttaaaaaaatgaaaaatgaacaaaataaagtatttactgatttattacgtcGTTATTGCATTTGAATACGTGATTTGATTATGTCacgtttgcatttgattacgagtaaataaaattaaaaaaaataccttaaatctaccaatttaggggaacttgaggtaagatgaaccactttttaaaattccttgtcaaatccacattttttgctttttaccagtaattttcagtcaaattcttgttaatgatctgcatatgcatgtgcttgtcgcttagggatgaatcggtacgttttgagcaagtgtgtgtgaaaaaatttttttttatcttacccctactacgggtaagatgaaacaatcatttgggtagacgaatcacattattttattttgtaaaactatcttaaacatttgaaatgagagactattcataaaacaaattgtataaagatacaagttgacgtgccgatgattctatggctgactgttaacatagggtgggttatcaatgtacaggatcttcgaattttatacaacgcttgtttctgaggaacaagctttactcaccggtgaaaaaatcttcgtctggcagaaaagagaaaatttaaaccactgccggtaaatttcaaactattcatccaaaaaatcgataacatcatctccataaatagcccctcctatttgattggtttcactgagctgagccatcataaggttaagaacggtgtctgtttcatcttaccccaagttcccctaaatgacgagtttagagataaagcacccgagcagctacaattttttttcaattttatttacttgtcgtaatcacttgaaacaacgacgtaatagataaaaaacactgtaaaaacataaaaacagaataaacacgctgacctatacatgattataagttataatggtttaatgtaataatttacaCCTAGAATTAGCGCTGGGCCTATGAAAGTGCGGGGCCCACTGCGGCCGCATAGGTTGCAGTGGCCTAAGACCGGCCCTGCCATCTGTCAACTCTTTCTACTCTGTTAATAGGTCAGTTTAAAGTTAAACGTAAAAACTGGCTTTGATACATTGCTGTTATGTTAGTTTGGTAACTtcagcatt harbors:
- the si:ch73-95l15.5 gene encoding protein Daple — translated: MNMNNFCRVCGSALKGNQRRWIFGKQQHSLGSRSSLISADGTWSSSPSLESVSSQSMSVFPVQKIDLLAILTHVLGREIQRKDGRGEFLCSKCVSVLERIFKFDTVIARIRALSLENLQRLASEKENLSHWMAGLYNRRHQLKKSSSTGSVDSISNEAQDSYQEMLRCNMALSDFEWWSEKWDVCPHYRKTGKSCRNGKSCEGCNALRVSDSDYESVCGIPRRLSHKVQNSSLPSPLPLSRDKSRSMPLDWLNPSVTGSSKAGRESRSSVGDSRQSLNCESLEDASRTNSVISLDSTNILDSFEWPLSPGVTSPFLTEVLSKVKEIEYRPVSSPPHCRIPVRSNTGELKRRTPKSRSLSEAMDTEKCQEQTVNRALNFELEFDESKVEKGDVFIEHHEFLPFNSARPAERQLLQVSVRQLIGQLEHAHAKIRSLDQKHSEETEQIVLPNIVVTEELSMPETQSQLIEILGDRLHRKEKLLQECITLIGKLNAGTCMCPDTDESIITGLQERLKQQDQAIKQSEEENVAEIKELKKQLNDLHASSTEKDKDLSNLTLVLQKNQELFEALHSDLLLKDNALNEQLNILRRERESWMHRDSVITGILKEKDQLLCSQQLALESSYRNVQALSDSVISQRVSGSETSALLASQLEEKEAILHQILEEQKEQEDAHWKQVKQLLTALENREKILQDQSARHAEALSGITQEFREAHKKLRKYEKEIQKHEKKTNMWESEKRKLNFALRQTYQIFQQILLDSEEKDHLLLMLQEHIKEHSDFKTGVKQSL